The sequence below is a genomic window from Natronorubrum halophilum.
CGACTTCCTCGGGGCGGGCCGTCGCGGTGATCGCGAAGACGGTCTCCTCGTCGACCGCGTCGCCCATCACGGCGGCGGCCTGCAGGGCGTTGATCGCCTTTCGCATGTCGCCGTCGGCCGCGTAGACGAGGGCGTCGACGCCGTCGTCGGTGACCTCGATAGCTTCGGTGGCGGCGATTTCGCGCACCTGCGCCTCGATCGCCTTCTCGGAGAGTTCGGTGAATCGGAACACCGCACACCGCGACTGGATCGGGTCGATGATCTGATTCGAGTAGTTACACGAGAGGATAAACCGGGTGTTGTTCGAGAACTGCTCCATCGTCCGGCGCAGGGCCGACTGGGCGTCGGAGGTCAGCGCGTCGGCCTCGTCCAGAAAGATGATTCGGTGGGAGTAGCCGCCGAAGGAAGCGCGCGCGAAGTCCTTGATCCGGTCGCGGACGACATCGATCCCCCGCTGGTCCGAGGCGTTGAGTTCGAGGAAGTTCTCCTGCCAATCATCGCCGTAGACCTCTCGAGCGATGCTCTTGGCAGCCGTGGTTTTTCCAGTGCCTGCTGGGCCTGCAAATAAAAGGTGGGGCAGATCGTCCTGCTCGACGTAGTTTTGCAGGCGCGGGACGATATCCTCGTGGCCCTTGATCTCGTCGAGTCGCTCCGGTCGGTACTTTTCGATCCAGACTTCGGTCTTGCCGGGAGTCGACTCCGCCGCCTCGGCGTCGGCCTCGCTCATACCACTCGAGAGGGAGTGGCGAAAGATAAAACGACCGAACGCCACCGTCGGTCTCGAATCCGGCCTTCGAATGCGCACCGACGGATGACCCGCGACCACCACGGACGACGGACAGTTTCCGTTATTGACAATACAGTAACGTATTTTTTGCGGCACACGGCGTACGAGTTCGTATGCGGACCACCAGCCGATCACGAACGATCCTCGTCGTCGCCGTCCTCGCTCTCGTCGTCCTCGGAACGATCCCGATCACGGCCGTAGCGCAGTCGGACGCACGGACCGGCGGCACGGTCGTCGTCGAGGAGGGAGAAACGGTCGACAGCCTCGAGGCGTTTTCGGGAACCGTCATCGTCGAGGGAACCGTCACCGGCGACGTCAGCGCGGTCGCCGGCGACGTGCGGATCGAGGGCGACGTCGGCGGTGATCTCGAGGCCGCCGCCGGAAGCGTGACGATAGCCGGAACCGTCGACGGCGACGTCGAAGTCGCCGCGGGCAGTTTCACGGTCGCCGAGGGCGCGACCGTCGGCGGCGACGTCTCGGCCGGTGCCGGAAACGTCGCCATCGACGGTACGCTCGAGGGCGACGCGGATATCGGAGCCGATACGATCCAACTCGGCGACAGCGGCGCGATTGCGGGCGATCTCCGATACAGCGGGAGTCTCGAGGGGAACACCGCCGCCGTCGCGGGCGAGGTCCAGCAGGATTCCTCGGTCGGCACCGATCTGGGGCCGACGATTCAGCCGATCGCCTCGTGGCTGTTCGCCGCGTACGTGCTCGCGTTGAATCTGTTGCTCGGAGCCGCGTTACTCGCGCTGTTCCCCCGCTTCTCCGACGGAATCGCGAACCGAGTCGCGAGCAGCCCCGTGCGATCCGGGCTGGTCGGGTTCGGCGTGCTCGTCGTCGTCCCCGTTCTCCTGGTCCTGATCGCGATCACGATCGTCGGAATTCCGTTCTCGATCGTCGGCGCGTTCGGATTCGCCCTCGTCATCTGGATCGGGACCGTCTACGGCCGGTACGCCGTGGCCGCGTGGCTCCTCTCGACGGTCGGCGTGACCAACCGCTGGCTCGCGCTCGTCGTCGGACTCGTCGCGGGCGCGATTCTCGCACAGATCCCCATCGTCGGCGGGCTGATCAACCTCCTCGTCTTCTTGCTGGGGCTCGGTGCGCTCACGTTCGGTCTGTACGCCCACCGACGGACGGTCGGGAAACAGGAGCCGCGAAGCGGTGTCGGCTCCGACGGCCCGACGACCGACTGACGCGTGGCGATGGCCACCGTCGGCGAACGCGAGCGCTCGCTCGAGGCTCCGCAAACGACGCAGTTCGACGGTGACACGCGCGAGCACGGTTCGAGCGACGCGCTCAAGTCTGTGCCCTCGTAACGACGACCATGCACGTCACCGTCGACGTCAAGGGCGAGGACACCCACGAGATCGATCTCGAGGCGGTGTCAGGGACGAACACCGACGCGACGCCGACCTATCAGGACGTGCTTCGCGAGATCGATCTCAGCCCCCACGAGGTGAGCGTGCTCGTCGACGGTCGCCCGGTTCCGGAGGATCAACCGGTCGAAAGCGACCGTATGACGGTGTTGCGGCTGATCAAGGGCGGCTCGACCGAGTAGCCGGACGCGGGGACCGGACCGCTGATACGGTCTGCTGTAACGATTTACCGGTGCAACCGCAGGACAGGTCCCGGCTGCACCGAATGACGTACAGCAGACCGTATGAAAGCCCGAGCGTTTTCACGGCGACCGTCGTAGCCGTTCGCATGACAACTACCGCCGCCGAAGTGACCCTCGAGAACGTCGGTCCGGGTCCGGACCCGCTCACGCTCGCCGAATTGGCGGCACCGGTCGAACCGGCCGATCCCACGACGACCGACGATCCCGATCCGGCCTACGACGCCATCCTCCTCTTGCTCCACCGCGATCACCACGCCGGGCAGTGTCGTCGCCAGGTCCGCGCCGTCGCCGACCGCTACGACGAGTTCCGCGACCGGGGGTGTCAGGTCGTCTCGGTCGTTCCCGAGCCCAGAGAACGCGTCCAGAAGTGGCAGGATCGGTACGACCTTCCGTTCCCGCTCTGTGCTGATCCGGAGGCGACCACGGGCGAGACGTTCGATCAACCGGTCCGCCTCGGCGCGCTCGGCGAACACTTCGACGTCGTCGGTCGGATGCCCGCCGCGATCGTCCTCGATATCGATGACGAGGGAGAGATCAGCGTCGTCGAAACCTATCGCGGCCACACCAATCTGGATCGGCCCGAGATCGACGAGTTGTTGACGACCATCGACCAACGGACCTGACGAATGGACGGCTACGTCCGCACTGCCACCACGGACGATATTCTCGAGGTTCGGCGCATCCTCGACGCGGCCATGCTCGAGCCGGGAAACGTCGAGCGTCGAATCGCCGAGGGGAACGTCCTCGTCGCCGGCGACAACCGCGGAGGGACGGACTCGAGCGAGCGCGTCCTCGGAACGATCGTCCTCGAATCCGACGCCGGCGAGCGCGGCGCACACATCTCCGCGATCGGCGTGCGTCGTCGCCACCGGGCGCGCGGCATCGGCACCGGGCTGATCGAACGCGCGCTCGAGCGCGAGGGACGGCTGACGGCGCAGTTCGACGACGGCGTCCGTTCGTTCTACGAGGCGCTCGACTTTTCGATCGAGCCGATCGACGACCGACGGTATCGAGGCGTCGTGGTGGCGAGTGAGCGACCGTAATCGCACGAGCCGTCGGTAGTACGGTGGCGGTCAGTACAGCGCTCGAACTCTGCACGCCCGACCAGACCACGAGCTGTCGTAGTACCGCGGCGATCAGTGGCGTGGCTTCGGGATCTCCGAGATAGTCGTGAAAGCGAAACAGCACGAGGCATTCCGGTTCCGGAACGTTTGAGGCCTCTTGCTGGGAATACCGGCCGTGGCCCGTGCTCGACTCTTCGCATCCCTCTGTGGTCTCGTCTTCCTGCTCAACCTCGCCAGAATTATCTTCGCACCGCTTCTGGACGTGTTCATCGGCGAGTTCGCGATCGGCGAGGCGACCGCCGGACTCATCGTCACGCTCGCGTGGGTCGGAAGCGCGTCCCTTCGACTGCCCACCGGGTGGCTGCTCACGAAAGTTCCGAGACACAGCGTCGTGATCGGGTCCGGAGTGATCCTCGCGGTCGCGTCCGGAATCACGGCGACCGCGATGACGGTCCCACAGCTCATGGCCGGGGCCTTCCTCATGGGCATCGCCTCCGGCGTGTACTTCGTCGCGGCGAATCCGCTGCTGAGCGAGCTGTACCCGGCGCGTATCGGCCGCGTAATGGGTATTCACGGGGCTTCCAGCCAGACTGCCGCGGTGGTCGCGGCCCCCTTCGTCGCCCTCACGCTCGTCATCGACTGGCGACTCTCGCTGTGGACGATCGCCGTCGGTGCCGCAGTGATAACGGCGTACACGTGGTTCGCCGCCAGGGGAACCGACATGCCGAGGGCGGGACGGGCCGATCGCGACTTCGTTGCCGGCGCGCTTTCGGAGTGGCGTCTCGTCGTGACGGCGCTGATAATCGTCGGCGCGGCGTCGTTCATCTGGCAGGGCCTGTTCAACTTCTACGAACTGTACATGCAGTCGAAGGGACTCTCCGATCGAGCCGCGGGGGCGATGCTCACGATCGTCTTCGCCGCCGGCGTTCCCGCGTTTTACTTCAGCGGCGACCTGGCGGACAGATTCCCGCACGTTCCGTACCTGCTGGGAATCGTCGGCGCGTTCGCCGCGAGCCTGCTCGCGTTGACACTCGTGGAAGGACTGGTTGCGCTGGCCGCGATCAGCGGGATCGTCGGCTTCGTCATTCACGCTATGTTCCCCGCCACGGACACGTACCTCCTCGACACGCTCCCGGATTCGACGCGGGGCAGTACCTACGCCGTGTTCAGTTCCGCGTGGATGCTCACCCAGGCGCTCGGTTCGTACGTTTTGGGCCTGTTTATCGAGCGCGGCTACTCCTACGATTCGGTGTTCGCCAGCGCCGCGCTCTTCCTCGGGACCACGGTCGTTGTCCTCGTCCTCCTCGAGCGGACGGGGCGCCTACCGAGTTGAATCGGTACCGGTCGGCGATCAGCGGTCGCGGAGGCGCGTGCCGGCGTGTTCCGGCGGAGCTTTATCAGAGAGAACGTGGTACGTCGCGTCGCATGGATTTCGGACAGGTACTCAGCGGCGACCCATCGAAAAGCTCGAAGCTCTACCTCGCGATCGGCGGCCTCTCGCTGGTCAAGGCGATCGCGGTACGCAACGACCGAAACCGGTTCCGTCGGGAACTGCTGGACGCCGGGATGTTCATCGGCGTCGGGCTCGCGTTGCGAAAGTACGGCCAACTCAAGGCGGAGAAGCGCCGGGAGCTCGAATCGCAGGTTCCCGACTGGGCGGTCGGCATCGCGACCTCCGAACCGGCAAAGCGGGGCGTACGAAACGTGGCGAAACAGCGCCTCGGAAACCAGTCCGAGACGGAGTCGGGCCTGCGAGACCGCGCTCGAGGAATGCTTTCGAAGTAACCGGCGATCGGCTGCGGTCGATTTTCGACACGTTTCGAGAGTGTCGGCGTCTCACGCCCGCGAACCGATTAGAGCGGGATCGGCTCGAGAGCCGCCGTAAA
It includes:
- the samp2 gene encoding ubiquitin-like small modifier protein SAMP2; this translates as MHVTVDVKGEDTHEIDLEAVSGTNTDATPTYQDVLREIDLSPHEVSVLVDGRPVPEDQPVESDRMTVLRLIKGGSTE
- a CDS encoding replication factor C small subunit: MSEADAEAAESTPGKTEVWIEKYRPERLDEIKGHEDIVPRLQNYVEQDDLPHLLFAGPAGTGKTTAAKSIAREVYGDDWQENFLELNASDQRGIDVVRDRIKDFARASFGGYSHRIIFLDEADALTSDAQSALRRTMEQFSNNTRFILSCNYSNQIIDPIQSRCAVFRFTELSEKAIEAQVREIAATEAIEVTDDGVDALVYAADGDMRKAINALQAAAVMGDAVDEETVFAITATARPEEVETMVGHAIEGDFTAARAALEDLLMDRGLAGGDVIDQLHRSAWEFDIPERATVRLLERLGEVDYRITEGANERLQLEAMLASLALENDA
- a CDS encoding redoxin domain-containing protein, with amino-acid sequence MTTTAAEVTLENVGPGPDPLTLAELAAPVEPADPTTTDDPDPAYDAILLLLHRDHHAGQCRRQVRAVADRYDEFRDRGCQVVSVVPEPRERVQKWQDRYDLPFPLCADPEATTGETFDQPVRLGALGEHFDVVGRMPAAIVLDIDDEGEISVVETYRGHTNLDRPEIDELLTTIDQRT
- a CDS encoding GNAT family N-acetyltransferase, which gives rise to MDGYVRTATTDDILEVRRILDAAMLEPGNVERRIAEGNVLVAGDNRGGTDSSERVLGTIVLESDAGERGAHISAIGVRRRHRARGIGTGLIERALEREGRLTAQFDDGVRSFYEALDFSIEPIDDRRYRGVVVASERP
- a CDS encoding bactofilin family protein, producing the protein MRTTSRSRTILVVAVLALVVLGTIPITAVAQSDARTGGTVVVEEGETVDSLEAFSGTVIVEGTVTGDVSAVAGDVRIEGDVGGDLEAAAGSVTIAGTVDGDVEVAAGSFTVAEGATVGGDVSAGAGNVAIDGTLEGDADIGADTIQLGDSGAIAGDLRYSGSLEGNTAAVAGEVQQDSSVGTDLGPTIQPIASWLFAAYVLALNLLLGAALLALFPRFSDGIANRVASSPVRSGLVGFGVLVVVPVLLVLIAITIVGIPFSIVGAFGFALVIWIGTVYGRYAVAAWLLSTVGVTNRWLALVVGLVAGAILAQIPIVGGLINLLVFLLGLGALTFGLYAHRRTVGKQEPRSGVGSDGPTTD
- a CDS encoding MFS transporter, producing MARARLFASLCGLVFLLNLARIIFAPLLDVFIGEFAIGEATAGLIVTLAWVGSASLRLPTGWLLTKVPRHSVVIGSGVILAVASGITATAMTVPQLMAGAFLMGIASGVYFVAANPLLSELYPARIGRVMGIHGASSQTAAVVAAPFVALTLVIDWRLSLWTIAVGAAVITAYTWFAARGTDMPRAGRADRDFVAGALSEWRLVVTALIIVGAASFIWQGLFNFYELYMQSKGLSDRAAGAMLTIVFAAGVPAFYFSGDLADRFPHVPYLLGIVGAFAASLLALTLVEGLVALAAISGIVGFVIHAMFPATDTYLLDTLPDSTRGSTYAVFSSAWMLTQALGSYVLGLFIERGYSYDSVFASAALFLGTTVVVLVLLERTGRLPS